A stretch of DNA from uncultured Fibrobacter sp.:
CGAAGGCTTTGTCTTGAGTTCGCCTGCGGCCTTCAGGTAAGGCACCAGAACCAAGTGGATAAAGCAGGTGTTTTCGACGCCTACTTCAAAACGGAACTGTCTTGCCGCTTCGAGGAACGGGAGCGATTCGATGTCGCCAGCGACTCCGCCGATTTCGCAGAGCACGATGTCGGCGCCGCTTTCGGCTGCAGAGCGGAAGGCGTCCTTGATTTCGTTGGTGATGTGCGGAATCACCTGCACGGTGCCACCCAGGTAGTGACCTGCGCGTTCCTTGGCGAGTACGGAAGAGTAGATGCGACCCGAAGTGTAGCTCGATGCCTTGGAGCACTGCACGCCAGCGAAGCGTTCGTAGTGGCCCAAGTCAAGGTCGGTTTCGTAGCCGTCGTCGGTCACGAAGACTTCACCGTGCTGGTAGGGGCTCATGGTGCCCGGGTCCACGTTCAGGTACGGGTCGAGCTTCTGCATGAACACCTTGTAGCCGCGGCTCTTGAGGAGCAATGCCAGCGAGGCCGAGGTGATTCCCTTACCCAGCGAGCTGACCACGCCGCCGGTAATAAAGATGTACTTGGTCTGTTTTTTGGGGGCGGCCTTCGTCATTATTTTGCTCCCTTGAAGTCGAGAATCATTTGTCTGAATTCGCCGAACAGGTAGTAGGAATCGTTCGGACCTGGAGCGGATTCCGGGTGGTACTGCACGCTGAACGCGGGGAGTTCCTTGTGGCGAATGCCCTCAACGGTGTTGTCGTTCAGGTTGATGTGCGTGACTTCTACGTTCGTGGGGAGCGAAGCTTCTTCGATAGCGTAGTTATGGTTCTGGCTCGTGATTTCCACGGCGCCGGTCTTGAGGTTCTTGACCGGGTGGTTGCAACCGTGGTGACCGAACTTGAGCTTGGAAACCTTTGCACCGAGCGCAAGGCCCAGGAGCTGGTTACCGAGGCAGATGCCCATCAGCGGTACCTTGCCCAAAAGCTGCTTTACAAGTGCTGCCACCTGCGGGAGGCTGTTCGGGTCGGCAGGGCCGTTCGAGAGGAATACGCCGTCCGGATTCTTCGCCATAATTTGTTCGTAGGAGGCGTTGATCGGAAGCACAGTCACCTTCATGTTCTGTTCGGCGAGGTTCCTCAAAATATTTGTCTTGATACCGAAATCGAGCGCGACAACGTTCAGGTCGCCTTCGGTGCTGAACTCGTAACCCTTCGGGTCGCTGACCTTGCTTGCGTAATCCTGGCCGTCGAGGCCTTCCCAGGCCTTTGCCTTTGCAATCGCGTCGGCTTCGCTCATTTCGGTGCCGTCTACGTGGAGGTAGGCCTTCTGGGCGCCGTGGTCACGCAGATGGATGGTGAGTGCGCGAGTGTCGACTCCTGCGATGCCAGGCTTCTTGTGGGCGAGCATATAGTCGTGCAGGCTTTCTTCGCCAATTTCCTTGCTCACGTCATCCAGCGAGTTCACGACGATGCCGTTCAGGAACACGTCGCGCGATTCGGACTTTTCGAGGTTCGCCGCGTAGGCACCCACTTCGGCCGTGGTGAATACCACGAACTGGCCCGCATAGGAGGGGTCCGTCAAAATCTGCTTGTAGCCCGCCATGCCGGTGTTGAACACCGCTTCGCCGACGGTATCGGTAGCCTCTCCAAAGGCATACCCGTGGAACACGGCGCCATCCGCCAATGCCAGAAACGCCTTCTTTTCGCGTTTCGCTTTCCAGTTGAACTTGTCAGTCATATATTGCTCTCGTTAAATAAAAACTTTGTGTATGATGCCCGATCAGGTCGGGCATGACGTTAATGCGTGTCATCCTGAGTAGTACACTGAGCCTGCCGAAGTGCAAGCGGAGCGCGTCGAAGGATCTATAAAAATAAAGGCAAAAGCCAAAAGCTTTTGCCAAACGATAAAAACAATTAAAAACGGGAAAAAGAAAAATCAGATGTCCAATAGAACGAGCGGGGAGAGTCGCCTGGTTCCGTTGCGAGATCCCTGCAACGGCGGTGCTCAAGTGTGCTTCGATGGATTCCGATATTTTCATCGGAACCCAAATATAGAAAATGTTTTTCCTGCGGTGGAAGTGTTTTTTTGAAAAATTTTTGAGGTGCACGTTCTATTTCAATTTTTGTAAAAGCAATCCGCCGGCGCGAAGCCGACGAATTGCTTTTATGAGGTTCAGGATATGAATAAGAGTGGGGATTAGTAGATGAATAACATCTCTCTGTACTTCGGCAGCGGCCACTTCTCGTCGGGCACGATGCTTTCGATCTTGTCGACGATAATGCGGAGGTTTGCCATGGCATCGAGGATGACTTCGTGCTTTTCGCCGAGAGCGGTTTCCATCTGGGCGACAGCGGCTTCGAGTTCCTTGAGTTTTTCGCCAAGTTCGCGAGCGTAACCGTCTACCGCGTAGAAGCCCTGGCCCTTAGCCAATTCGTTGGTCTTGAGGGCGTTGCTGTAGGCGCAGAGCACCTGCGGAAGCACCACGTTCTTTGCAATGTCGAATGCGATCTTGCCTTCGATGTGAATCTTCTTGTGGTAATCTTCCATGTTGACTTCGTAACGGGAGTCGAGTTCGCGCTTGTTGAACACGCCGTACTTTTCGAACAGGGCCACATTTTCCTTCTTGTTGAGAGCCTGGAGGGCTTCCATGGTGGTGCGGATGTTCGGGAGGCCGCGCTTGGCAGCTTCTTCCACCCATTCGTCGGTGTAGCCGTTGCCGTTGAAGATAACGCGCTTGTGTTCCTTGACGATCTTCTGCAAAAGGTTCTGCAGTTCTTCGTGGAACTTGTCGGCAGAAACATTGGCGAGCTTGTCGGCGATGAGGTCGAAGGCTTCGGCCACAATCGTGTTGAGGATGACGTTCGGTTCGGAGCAGCTCTGGCTAGAACCCGGAGCGCGGAATTCGAACTTGTTGCCGGTGAAGGCAAAGGGCGATGTACGGTTACGGTCGGTAGCGTCGCGCGGGAGCGGCGGGAGAGTGTCAGAACCGAGCTTCAGTGCACCGGCCTGCTTGCTGGACTTCGGATCGCCCTTTTCGAGCTGGTCGATAACGTCGGCGAGCTGGTCGCCGAGGTACATGGAGATGATTGCCGGAGGAGCTTCGTTGGCACCGAGACGGTGGTCGTTACCGGCGCTAGCGACAGCCATACGGAGCAGGTCAGCGTGGGTGTCGACAGCGTAGATCACTGCGCAGAGCGTGGTGAGGAAGATGGCGTTCTGGTGCGGGTCCTTGCCCGGGTTCAAGAGGTTCGTCTTGCCGTAGTTCACAGACCAGTTGTTATGCTTGCCGGAACCGTTGATGCCGGCAAACGGCTTTTCGTGCAGCAGGCACACGAGGCCGTGACGGTCGGCGACCTGGCGGAGCACTTCCATAATCTGCATGTTGTGGTCGCAGGCGAGGTTCACTTCTTCGAACATCGGAGCAAGTTCGAACTGGGCCGGAGCGACTTCGTTGTGGCGGGTCTTGGCCGGAATGCCGAGTTTCCAGAGTTCCTTTTCCACGTCGTTCATGAAGTTGATGATGCGTGCCGGAATGCTACCGAAGTAGTGGTCTTCCATCTGCTGGTGCTTTGCAGGTGCTGCACCGAACAAGGTGCGGCCTGCCTGGTACAGGTCCGGACGCTGCAGGTAGAAACGCTTGTCAATCAGGAAGTATTCCTGTTCGGCACCGAGAGTGACGGTGACCTTCTGCTGGGCAACGCCGAAGAGACCCATAAGGCGGTCGGCGGACTTCTGCAGGGCCTGAATAGAGCGGAGGAGCGGAGTCTTCTTGTCCAAGGCTTCGCCAGTGTAGCTACAGAAAGCGGTCGGGATGCAGAGCGTTGCACCGTTGCCGTGACGCTTGATGAATGCCGGAGAGGTCGGGTCCCAGGCGGTGTAGCCACGGGCTTCGAAAGTAGAACGGAGGCCGCCGCTCGGGAAAGAAGAGGCGTCCGGTTCGCCGACGATCAGGTTCTTGCCGCTGAAGGCGAGAATGGCCTTGCCGTCTTCGGGTTCAAGGAAGGAGTCGTGCTTTTCGGCGGTAGAACCGGTAAGGGGCTGGAACCAGTGAGTAAAGTGGGTGGCGCCGCGGTCGATAGCCCATTTCTTCATGGCGTGGGCGACTTCGCCTGCGATGCTCGGGTCAAGCGGTGCGCCGTCGTCGATGGTAGCGAAAAGCTTCTTGCAAATGTCTTTCGGAAGATATGCGCGCATGGCCTCGGCGTTGAAGACGTCTTCGCCGTAGAAGTCGATGTTTGCGGGTGCTGCGGGGAGGTTTGCGCCGGCGTTTTCGCTGGCGATTTCCTTGATAGCTTTTAATCTGTATTCGTTGCTCATGGCAATCTCCTATGAATTTTGTTTTTCGGTGCCATAAAAGCAAAACACGTGCCAAAATCAAAAAATGGCGAATTTCGAGTGAAATCGCCAAAAACGAGTCTGTTACAAAAATTCGATGTTTTTCAAAAATTGAAAATCCGTCCGTAATCTTACAGATTTTGTAAAGAAAGGGCTTTTCGCCCTTATATATTAGAAGGAATCTGCAGGAGCAGCCGCTTCGGAAGACTCTGCATTAAGGTTAGCGGGGGCTTCGCTCGAGTCGGTCGCGCTGGAATCGGCAATTGCATTGGGATCGACAGGGTCGGGCGCCATGATGCAACGTACAAAGTGGTAATTCTCGGTACAAAGCATCGCTTCGCAGTAATCGGTGCCGCCGAAACGATAGAACCGGAGCTTTTTGACTTCGACGTTTCCGTCTTCGTCGGGCCAAAGAGGAATTTCCTTGGCGTCGTAGGTCCAGTAAGAGGCAAAAGCGAATTTTTCACCGCCACTTTCTTCGATGCATTGCTGGTCGTAGTAACGGCGCGTCAATCTGGAAAAGTTGAAGCCGTAAGCGTCGGTCGGGTAGAAGAATTCTTCCACGTCGGTCAAAAGTGCGGGGTCAATGCCGGAGTTTCCCTTTTCGTAGATGGCGTAGAAAGGTCTGCGGTTTGCGGTGGAGAAAAAGTCGTCGAAGGTCGCCGATTCGGGCAATGACGATTTCAGGTTTGCAAATTCGGATTCCAGCGGAAGGCGCCAGCCTTCGGGGCATATCCTATTGTTGATGTCGGATTCCGGATATTCGAGGCCTGCGTCCTTGGGAAGTTTCAGATTAGGCTTGCTTGCGTCTATGAAGGGTCTGCTCCCAGGGGTCTTGTGTCGCAAATCTTCGGCCATCCATATCTGGCCGCCAACCTTGATGGTGTTGTACACTTGTCCGTCGCGCACATCGGTCACCTGCCCCGCGTTGAGCTTACGCGGAATCCTGGGAAATCCCCAGAACTTGACTAGCGCGATGCAGACGTCCTGATAAATTTTACCCGGATAAATGTCATCGATTTCGATAATAATCTTGAAAACGTTCTTGAGGGGCTTTTCAAAGACGACAATGTCGGGACGGTGTATTTTGTAGCCGCCCCACTGTGGTTTCAGGAGCGTGACCGTCTTTACAAGATTGTCTGTTGTATTTTGGTAAATCCTGATGGTCTTTGCCTGGCTGTAGTTCGTGTACGAAGACGAATCGCGCATGTAACCGTTGTATAGCGTAATGACGTCGAGTTCCTGCGCTTCTACAAGAAATTCCAATGTGATGGGGTTGTCCTTGTACTTGGCCGCCCAAACCTGATAGAACGGGTGAACGTTCTTTTTCATGATCATGTTTTCGGGTCTGTAGGATTTTTGTCCCAGGTCGGGCAGTGTTGTCGAAGCCTTGATTCCGTTAATGGGGATTGAGGTGATCGCATGAGACAACGAAACAGCGACAAAAATGACGGCTATGCTCAAAAGGAACTTCATGCGGAAACCAAAACTACAGATTGGCAGAGAAATATAAAAACACCTAGTTCTATATATATACGGAATTTTTGCGAAAAGAGAATAAAAAATGGTAAAATTTTGTTTTATATAACCAAATTCGGTTTAGAAAAGTATTTTTGGAAATGACGTATGAATAGGTTACTTGTTTTTTTGTTGATTTTTATTTTAGCGGTGTCGGCTTCGGCGGCGGTCAAGAAAAAACGCTTTGATGTGGGCGGGGCGGGGAATGCATCTGTTACGGTTGAAGCGGCGCCTGCTGAAGATGCTTCTGCTAAAATTGCTACGCCGGAGGCTGCTGCGGAGCCCGAAAGCTCTGCGGAGAAATCGCGATCTTTCTACACGGTGATTGCGCAGGAACAGAAGGTTCTTCGTGAAAAGTTGACGGCGGCGATTTCGGCGATGAAAAGCGGCGACTGGGATGCCATCTGGAAATTCCTCGCGATCTGCCTTGTGTACGGTATGCTGCATGCGCTTGGTCCCGGACATGGAAAGTCGATTGTGGTCGGTTACTTTATTGCGCGTCGAGGTCGCTGGCGGCAGGGTGTGGCGCTTGGTGCGGGTATTACCGTGACGCACACGATGAGTGCGGTTCTCTTGTTGCTGATTCTGTATGCAATCTTTAAGGCGACCGTATTTTCGGCATTCGAAACGGGACGTATCGGAATCGAGCGGGCGAGCTATGCGTTGATTATGCTCACGGGTGTTTTGCTCGTGGTGCTTGCGATTCGTGATGTATTTAAGTCGCACAAGGGCTGCGGATGTTCCGCTCGGATGGAGTCTGCAGAGGGCACCGTTGCGGAGTCTGCCGGAGTGGCCGGAACCTCGGAAAAGGCTCTCCCGCCGATTGCCCGCTGGCGTGAAATCTTGGGTGTCGCCGCCGTTACGGGAATTGTGCCTTGCCCGGCTGTGGCGCTGATTGTGCTTTTCTGTCTGCTGAATTCGATGGTGGCGCTTTCGCTCCTAGGGGCGCTTGTTATTTGCATTGGTATGACGATTACGAATGTGGCCTTCGGTATTGCCGCTGTCGCGTTCCGCAAGGGAATTGACAAGGGGAGTGCCCACACGCGTATCGCTACAAAAATATACACCGTCGCGACTCTCGCAGGCGGTGTCATTATCTTTATTTCGGGACTGTTACTGTTTACGAACCAGTTCGCGGGCCGCGTGTAGTTAGCGACGTCGCAAGTGGCTTTATTCCGCGCTTTCCATCTCGTTAATCAGTTGGATATTGTACAGCTTTTGCACCTGTAAAATATCGAGAATAACGGCGATGCGTTCGTAAGTCGTCCCCTTGTCGATCTTGATGGCGACAGGGGATTTCTTGTTCTGCACCGTAGCGGCCTTTTCGCGAAGTTCATCGGGAGTGCCACGCTGACCGTTAAAGGCGAGTTCCGTCTCGGAAAGCTCAATGTACAGCCCTTCGGGCGTGTCGCGCTTGGTTTCGGTCTGCGTTTCGGGCAGAATCAGCTTGAGCACCGATTCGTCCTGCTTGAATACCGATGTCACCAGGAAGAACACCAGCAGCAAGAAGACGCAGTCGATAAGCGGCGTCATGTCGGGGCGGATTCGGCGAGTTCGCTTGGCCATTTATGCATCCTCGTTTTGGGAACGGAGGTGGTCCTTTTCCTTGAGAATGCGGCCGAGCTGCAAGAGTACATCGTTTTCAACGTTGTCCTGTTCCGATTCCATGCTGGCGTTCAGGTAGTTGAATGCGATCACATGCGGAATGGCAACCACGAGGCCAATCACCGTCGTAATGAGGGCGAGCTTGATGCCTGTGGCGAATGCGCCTGCGTCTGAAAGACCCGAAACGGCGATAACGCTGAAGGCGTTGAAAATGCCGAACACCGTACCCAAAAGGCCGAGCAGCGGAGAAATGCTCGCGATGTTTTCAATCGTAGTCATGCCTTTTTGCAGCGGCGAGAAGGCGAGCGCGATTTCGGTGCGGATGCTTTCCATGATGATGTGGTGGTCGGTATTGTGGCTCACCACGCGGTGCAAAATCTTGGATGGAAGGCGCTTGCGGATGCTCCTGTTAAAGAGAATCAGCGAGATGATTTTCCATACGATGATGGAATAGCCGACGAAATTCATCGCCACGAGTACGTAGGCGATAACGCCACCCTGTTGGATAAAGTCTAAGATGTAGTTCATGTTTATTTCTTCCTCATTGTCATCCTGGAGCAAGGTCCCTGAGCTTGTCGAAGGGCCGCGCGATAGGATCCATGT
This window harbors:
- the carA gene encoding glutamine-hydrolyzing carbamoyl-phosphate synthase small subunit; translated protein: MTDKFNWKAKREKKAFLALADGAVFHGYAFGEATDTVGEAVFNTGMAGYKQILTDPSYAGQFVVFTTAEVGAYAANLEKSESRDVFLNGIVVNSLDDVSKEIGEESLHDYMLAHKKPGIAGVDTRALTIHLRDHGAQKAYLHVDGTEMSEADAIAKAKAWEGLDGQDYASKVSDPKGYEFSTEGDLNVVALDFGIKTNILRNLAEQNMKVTVLPINASYEQIMAKNPDGVFLSNGPADPNSLPQVAALVKQLLGKVPLMGICLGNQLLGLALGAKVSKLKFGHHGCNHPVKNLKTGAVEITSQNHNYAIEEASLPTNVEVTHINLNDNTVEGIRHKELPAFSVQYHPESAPGPNDSYYLFGEFRQMILDFKGAK
- a CDS encoding glutamine synthetase III, giving the protein MSNEYRLKAIKEIASENAGANLPAAPANIDFYGEDVFNAEAMRAYLPKDICKKLFATIDDGAPLDPSIAGEVAHAMKKWAIDRGATHFTHWFQPLTGSTAEKHDSFLEPEDGKAILAFSGKNLIVGEPDASSFPSGGLRSTFEARGYTAWDPTSPAFIKRHGNGATLCIPTAFCSYTGEALDKKTPLLRSIQALQKSADRLMGLFGVAQQKVTVTLGAEQEYFLIDKRFYLQRPDLYQAGRTLFGAAPAKHQQMEDHYFGSIPARIINFMNDVEKELWKLGIPAKTRHNEVAPAQFELAPMFEEVNLACDHNMQIMEVLRQVADRHGLVCLLHEKPFAGINGSGKHNNWSVNYGKTNLLNPGKDPHQNAIFLTTLCAVIYAVDTHADLLRMAVASAGNDHRLGANEAPPAIISMYLGDQLADVIDQLEKGDPKSSKQAGALKLGSDTLPPLPRDATDRNRTSPFAFTGNKFEFRAPGSSQSCSEPNVILNTIVAEAFDLIADKLANVSADKFHEELQNLLQKIVKEHKRVIFNGNGYTDEWVEEAAKRGLPNIRTTMEALQALNKKENVALFEKYGVFNKRELDSRYEVNMEDYHKKIHIEGKIAFDIAKNVVLPQVLCAYSNALKTNELAKGQGFYAVDGYARELGEKLKELEAAVAQMETALGEKHEVILDAMANLRIIVDKIESIVPDEKWPLPKYREMLFIY
- a CDS encoding FISUMP domain-containing protein; protein product: MKFLLSIAVIFVAVSLSHAITSIPINGIKASTTLPDLGQKSYRPENMIMKKNVHPFYQVWAAKYKDNPITLEFLVEAQELDVITLYNGYMRDSSSYTNYSQAKTIRIYQNTTDNLVKTVTLLKPQWGGYKIHRPDIVVFEKPLKNVFKIIIEIDDIYPGKIYQDVCIALVKFWGFPRIPRKLNAGQVTDVRDGQVYNTIKVGGQIWMAEDLRHKTPGSRPFIDASKPNLKLPKDAGLEYPESDINNRICPEGWRLPLESEFANLKSSLPESATFDDFFSTANRRPFYAIYEKGNSGIDPALLTDVEEFFYPTDAYGFNFSRLTRRYYDQQCIEESGGEKFAFASYWTYDAKEIPLWPDEDGNVEVKKLRFYRFGGTDYCEAMLCTENYHFVRCIMAPDPVDPNAIADSSATDSSEAPANLNAESSEAAAPADSF
- a CDS encoding biopolymer transporter ExbD, with product MAKRTRRIRPDMTPLIDCVFLLLVFFLVTSVFKQDESVLKLILPETQTETKRDTPEGLYIELSETELAFNGQRGTPDELREKAATVQNKKSPVAIKIDKGTTYERIAVILDILQVQKLYNIQLINEMESAE
- a CDS encoding MotA/TolQ/ExbB proton channel family protein, translating into MNYILDFIQQGGVIAYVLVAMNFVGYSIIVWKIISLILFNRSIRKRLPSKILHRVVSHNTDHHIIMESIRTEIALAFSPLQKGMTTIENIASISPLLGLLGTVFGIFNAFSVIAVSGLSDAGAFATGIKLALITTVIGLVVAIPHVIAFNYLNASMESEQDNVENDVLLQLGRILKEKDHLRSQNEDA